TGGGGCGTCTGGGCCGATCCTCAGTTGACGCGCTAGTGCAGAAATCATCGTATTCCAAGTGAAACAGGACGAAATTGCCTCGTATCCAAAAGGACGCGCGTTCTGAAGCCGACCAGAACGCGCGTGCTCGATAACTCCTAGGCTAGCCACCACGCTCACTCAGGTTTCAAGTCTTACTTGGCCTTGGTGGCTGCTTCGGAAGGGGCAGACTTTAGTCCCACGGTGTTTACAGCAATCACGCGGTAGGTTGCTGCCGCACTTGCATTGTCATCCACATAACGCATGGCGACCAGCGGCTGTGTCGGCGTGTCGCTGTACTGCAAATTCTGAAACAGTGGTCGACCAAACGGATTTTTTCCCTGCTCGGGAATCGTTGCCAGCACTTCACCATCGCGCTCGATGATGAATCGCGCCAGCCCACTCTCGAGATCAGCCTCAGATTCCCAGGTGAGCTGGTTTCCACTCAGCCGAACATTCGTGGGTGATGGTGGAGCCGATACGTCAGCCACTTTGGTATCGACGACGTATTGCATCCATGCCTTGGCGATTGCTTCGCTGGGAAGCCAAGCCGCCTCCAGTGCATTCCCTTCAAACTTTACAGCCGGGGCTGCTGTGCTCCCCGTCGGCTGCGCGAGCCACACGTCGCTGGTTGGCATCGGCGAAAGGGCCTCGCCAGTTGTCTTTGGCAATCGCGCCGTGAGACACGCATCGAGCCAAGGAATGGCCAAGTATCGCTGGTTTCCGCAATCGTGACTCGAGAGCGGATCGACAGCGACACCGACGAGTCCACCTTGACCACGCACTTCCTTAAAAAACGCTTCGTTGGCGGGCCAAACACCCGAGAAACGATCGTCCTTCACCGTCACCCCTTCCTTGGTTCCGAGGTTACACATGATCGGCACACTCAGCGCGCCAACAGGAAGCGTGTGGGCTTTGATCGACGTTCGCTTGGGATCTTCTTTCAGCAGAGGGACTCCCGAACGGAGCCACGCAGCAGCCACGCGATCGGGATGCAACAGCACCATGCCCCCCGCCCAATGTCCACCACCACTATGCCCCCACAGGGCCCAAGGAACTTGTGCAAGTTCGGGATGCGACGATTTCTCGCCGAGATCGGACAGGCACTTTTGAAAAGCGATGTCGGACCCATTACGCGGGTCGCACCACATTTGGCAATCGGCTTGATCGGGCTGTTCGTAGGCAGGGGAGAGGAGGGCACAGTCGTGCTTCTTCGCGAGCGCTTGCCAGTGCAGATCGTAGGCACCGGTAAGCCCCGACCGGCACGACCCTTCGCCACAGCCGTGCTGATGCACGATCACGCCGCGTAGTTGCTTCGCGGCTGGTGGAATCCAAATCGTGTAGTTGACGGGGTACTTCAGCTGGCCCGGCTCTTTGCCTGCGTCGTAGCGCACGCGGTAGTACGGAGGCTCTGCTGTTGGGAATGCATCGTAGGGAGGATTCTGCGCAAATAGCTCCGAAGCGTGCGGCAGCACGCCGAGCAACAAGAGAACCGGCAACAGCAGATGCTTCATCATGGAACTTACCCTTCGGCGGAGAGGCTTGCTTAAGCGCGATGACAGGGAACTTCGAGATCGGTGTGGTACGAAGTGCCGCCAAGATCAGTGCCGGTTATCGTCGACGACAGCACACCGCGCTGCAACCGCACGAGTACCGAGACTCAGCCGCCAACGGCAGCCACCACGGCAAAGTCGTCGCAAATTGCCGCAATCAACAGCTGCGCGGCCACAAACCACCCCAAGTGGGGGAAGGCCAAAGTTTTGGCTGATCATCCAGCGCACCGCGACCCGAATAATCCCTGTAATCGTTGTTAACGCACCTTGGAACAGCGTGACGGGCTTCGCCCCGATCACTTCGTAGGCTCCCCCTCATGCAGTCGATGCTCCACACCTTCCCGAAACAACAGCTCAGCTCGCTGCAAATCCTGATGCGCCGCTGGCATATTCAGCAGCGTTACTTTCGCAAATTCTTCGAGCTTGTGAACTTCGAAGACCCGCAAAGTTTTCGTGAGAAAACGAATTATCGCAAGCTCTACGGCAACCAGCCTCTCTACGCGCAGCTGGCCGATAAATATCGTGTCCGTCAGTTTGTCGAGCAGCGGATCGGCGCCGAGCACTTAGTGCCGCTACTGGGTGTCTACGATCGACTCACTCCCGAAATTTTCGACACACTTCCCCATCAATTCATCATCAAGGCCAACCACGGCTGTAAGTGGAACAAAATTGTCTGGGACAAGTCGCAGCTCGACATCCCGGCCACCGTGAAGCACTTCAACCAACTCCTGCGACGCAAGTATGGACTCACCTCAGGCGAGTTCCACTATGCGTTAATCGAACCGAAGATTGTGGTCGAACAGTTGCTAGTTGCCGATGGAAAAGAGCCGGTCGACTATTCGGTTTTCTGTTTTCACAACTCGCGCGGTTTTGAATTCGGTTTTAACGTCGAGATTCAAGATACGAAGCGACATATCCATTTTGACCAAGATTGGAATGTGCTCGAAGCACACTGCTCTCCTGAAGAGGTCGAGCGTTATCGTCGGCCCAAGAATCATGAGCAGATGGTGGGACTTGCGGAGCGAATCTCGCGTGGTTTCGATTTTGTACGAGTCGATCTCTACAACCTCGAAGGTCAGATCTACTTTGGCGAAATGACGTTCACCGCGTCAGCTGGACTGCATAAGCATGGAACACCCAAGCGTGCGGCGCTTCGCAACTCGCAGTGGGAACTCGATCGCAATAACCCGCTGCTCTATCTCCAGCCGCACACGATCAAACAACCGGGCAGATTTGCTTTGGCTACGCGCGGCGCATAACGCGAGTCGCACACTTTTGTTTAAGCGCTGGCTAGCTCCCTTGCAGTTGCCAGACTGCGATATGCCCAGCGATATCGGCCGCAGCCAGATGCGACTCATCAGGCGAGAGAGAAATCGCAGAAATCCAGTCTTTGAACTGTCCTCCTCGCGGGGAACCCAGCACCGCGAGTTCCTTTCCATCTTCGACCTGTACCACGCGGATGCAGGTATCGCGGCCAGCAGTGAAGAGGAACTTTCCATCGCGCGAAAAACAGAGATCGGTCATTCCATACTGATGACCTGAAACATCGCGCACCAACTTCCCACTCTCGGTCTCCACAAGATGTGCTTTCCCGGTATCTGTTTCGCCACCTTGCCCAGCAGCAATCAGTTTCCCATCCGGTGAAAAAGCCAGCGCTACCAAACCATCGGCGACGAACTTTTTCCAAATCTGACCGTTGCCGTACGATGTATCTTCCGCTTGTAGTTTGGGAAATTGCACCTTCAGGATGTCGAGTTTTTCCGCCCCATCGCTGGCACTAAACACGCGAAAACCGGCCGTCGGAATGTCGAAATCGTCGCGTTTGTAGCGAAACTCGGAGACTACGGCCAAGCTTCCATCGTGCGATAGCCGCGCGCCGACAATCCAGTTCCACGGATGCCCTTTCCACTTCGCGAGGGGCTCGCCACGCTCGATATCCCACACGAAGACTTCCGACGATGCGTCGCCACTAATCAGCTTCGAGAAATCGCCACTGGCGCCAAGCGTGTGAATCCAATCCTGATGCAGGTCGAGCGAGCGGCTGAAGCTGCAGGTCGCCACCTCGACACCCGGCGCACTCAGGACTTCTTCCTTCTTGGTTCGCTTGAACTGCTCGCGACGTGTTTGAAGATCCAGAACCACTTGAGCGGTTCCGGTTGAAGCGGCGTCGATCGACCAGAACTTGATGGTCCGATCGAAACTCGACGAGATGAGTTGCCGCCGATGAGTATCGAACATCAGCCGCGATATCGCGTTGTTATGGCCGTCCAGTCGACGGACTGGCGCGACGTTAGGAGCAGCTGCTTTCTTATCCCGACCGCCAGTTTCAGCAACCATCTCGGGAGGCGTTTCGGGAAGCTCCCACTGGTAGAGCAGTCCCTCTTGATTGCCAGCAGCGACCCGCCGCGAGGAGTCGAGAAACGTCACCGCTGTCGGCCAACTCCCTTCGAACGTCAGTTCGTATTTCAGCTTAGGAGTAAACATCGGGTGCTATTTCTTCGGAGAGGATCAGTTTAAGGCGTGGAGTTATCTTTTTGGACGAGCATCGCGAACGTGCCGCTGGGTAAAAAACTATCCGAAGAGTTCGGTCACCACTTTCGATCCGAATGGTGCGAGCGGAACAGGGCGGACCCCCGCGAAATTTTCCGCAGTGGGATCGATCCCAAGGGCGTGATAGATCGTCGCGAAAAAATCACCTTCCGTGACAGGTTTGTCCTTCACATCTTCGCCATCTTCGTCCGACTCGCCGTACAGCATGCCTCCCTTGATGCCGCAGCCAGCCAGAGCGGTCGACCAGCTTCGTACATAATGATCCCGTCCCGCGCGGTTGTTGATGCTCGGCGTTCGACCGATTTCACCAGCCCAGATGATGAGCGTTTTTTCGAGCAACCCACGCTGCTCGAGATCGGTGAGGAGACCTGCCCACGCATGTTCCATCGGTGGAACGAGCCCCTTATGCCACGCGAAATTGTCGGCATGCGAGTCGTAGCTGCTCTGCCCCACTTCGATGAACGCGACGCCTTGCTCGACCAACTTTCGCGCGAGCAAACAGCGCCGTCCGAACTGCGAATCGCCATACAAATCGCGATACTTTTCCCATTCCTCGTCGATCCGAAAAACTTCTTTCACGCCTTGCAGTCGACGGGCTGCTTCATATGCCTCGCGATGCATCTTGGCGACATCGACGCGGTGCTCGGCAGCAAAGCGATCTTCCACGAACGACCGGAGTTCATGCCGGCGCTGTTCTACCTGCGGATCGAGCGACGAGGTGGAAAAAGGAGGGAGTCCACCTTCAGAGCCGACCGAGAACGGGAGGTATTTGGGTCCCAAAAACCCGGCCCCCGCATCGCCGACACTCGACACCTTGATGAAGCTCGGTAAGTCAGCGCCCGCTTTTCCTTGATACTTGGCAACAATGGCGCCGATCTCGGGGAAGCGAACCGTGGCGGCTGGTCGATAGCCGGTGTGCATTAAATAAATGCCCCCGGGATGATCGACCTCCGAGGTC
This window of the Pirellula staleyi DSM 6068 genome carries:
- a CDS encoding ATP-grasp fold amidoligase family protein, with the protein product MQSMLHTFPKQQLSSLQILMRRWHIQQRYFRKFFELVNFEDPQSFREKTNYRKLYGNQPLYAQLADKYRVRQFVEQRIGAEHLVPLLGVYDRLTPEIFDTLPHQFIIKANHGCKWNKIVWDKSQLDIPATVKHFNQLLRRKYGLTSGEFHYALIEPKIVVEQLLVADGKEPVDYSVFCFHNSRGFEFGFNVEIQDTKRHIHFDQDWNVLEAHCSPEEVERYRRPKNHEQMVGLAERISRGFDFVRVDLYNLEGQIYFGEMTFTASAGLHKHGTPKRAALRNSQWELDRNNPLLYLQPHTIKQPGRFALATRGA
- a CDS encoding DUF1501 domain-containing protein, with amino-acid sequence MHCHSPEHLSRRALLKGTLLSAAGGVVMNWGGLTTQRAFAEEVARQGKHCIYLFMNGGVSQFETFDMKPGRPTGGLFRPRSTNVAGTQICELMPKMAQKMDKIAVIRSMRTSEVDHPGGIYLMHTGYRPAATVRFPEIGAIVAKYQGKAGADLPSFIKVSSVGDAGAGFLGPKYLPFSVGSEGGLPPFSTSSLDPQVEQRRHELRSFVEDRFAAEHRVDVAKMHREAYEAARRLQGVKEVFRIDEEWEKYRDLYGDSQFGRRCLLARKLVEQGVAFIEVGQSSYDSHADNFAWHKGLVPPMEHAWAGLLTDLEQRGLLEKTLIIWAGEIGRTPSINNRAGRDHYVRSWSTALAGCGIKGGMLYGESDEDGEDVKDKPVTEGDFFATIYHALGIDPTAENFAGVRPVPLAPFGSKVVTELFG